In a single window of the Notamacropus eugenii isolate mMacEug1 chromosome 4, mMacEug1.pri_v2, whole genome shotgun sequence genome:
- the HAUS1 gene encoding HAUS augmin-like complex subunit 1 isoform X2 produces the protein MEESEEERKEVEEKAEKIASWLKKIFGDQPIPKYEVNPRTTDILYHLSECNRARDRDVSLVIEDLKQKAREYKSEAKYLQDFLMESVNLSFTSLSSIGNSYLNALVDSALVLETKDTSLASFIPAVNSLAADLFRTKARNEDMEMELSKLGKNLTATLILEKCLREDLKKAELHLSTEKAKVDSRISNIDFLKAKSDDLRLRIKAAEEQLSARGMDASLSHQSLMALSERCKTMETLYLLSDSMEMLKLAELKQQTAPLKKKLESYLDLMPNPSLAQVKIEEAKRELNFVDAELTKKVDMMELLPDQSKR, from the exons ATGGAGGAATCGGAGGAGGAGCggaaggaggtggaggaaaaggcTGAGAAG ATTGCCTCATGGTTGAAAAAGATTTTTGGTGATCAGCCCATTCCAAAATATGAGGTGAATCCACGGACCACAGATATCTTATATCACCTTTCAGAATGTAACAGAGCCCGAGACAGGGATGTCTCCTTGGTAATAGAAGACTTGAAACAGAAGGCAAGAGAATATAAATCAGAAG cCAAATATCTCCAAGATTTTCTCATGGAAAGTGTCAATCTGTCTTTCACCAGTCTCTCCAGTATTGGAAACAGCTATCTTAATGCTTTAGTTGACAGTGCACTAGTGCTTGAAACAAAGGATACCTCCCTAGCTAG TTTTATCCCTGCAGTGAATAGTTTGGCTGCTGATCTTTTTCGCACCAAAGCCAGAAACGAAGACATGGAGATGGAATTGAGCAAACTGGGAAAAAATCTAACTGCAACTCTAATACTAGAAAAATGTCTAAGAGA GGACCTCAAGAAAGCAGAATTACATCTTTCTACGGAAAAAGCCAAAGTTGACAGTCGAATTTCGAATATAGATTTTCTAAAGGCCAAATCTGatgacctcaggttaagaatcaaAGCTGCAGAG gaGCAACTTTCAGCTCGAGGTATGGATGCTTCTCTGTCTCATCAGTCATTGATGGCACTTTCAGAG AGGTGCAAGACTATGGAAACATTGTATTTACTGTCAGACTCCATGGaaatgttg AAACTGGCTGAACTAAAACAACAGACAGCACCTTTGAAGAAGAAATTGGAATCTTATTTAGACTTAATGCCG AATCCGTCTCTTGCTCAAGTGAAAATAGAAGAAGCAAAGCGAGAACTG aattttGTGGATGCTGAGCTTACAAAGAAGGTAGACATGATGGAATTGTTACCAGATCAAAGTAAGCGTTGA
- the HAUS1 gene encoding HAUS augmin-like complex subunit 1 isoform X1: MEESEEERKEVEEKAEKIASWLKKIFGDQPIPKYEVNPRTTDILYHLSECNRARDRDVSLVIEDLKQKAREYKSEAKYLQDFLMESVNLSFTSLSSIGNSYLNALVDSALVLETKDTSLASFIPAVNSLAADLFRTKARNEDMEMELSKLGKNLTATLILEKCLREDLKKAELHLSTEKAKVDSRISNIDFLKAKSDDLRLRIKAAEEQLSARGMDASLSHQSLMALSEKLAELKQQTAPLKKKLESYLDLMPNPSLAQVKIEEAKRELNFVDAELTKKVDMMELLPDQSKR; encoded by the exons ATGGAGGAATCGGAGGAGGAGCggaaggaggtggaggaaaaggcTGAGAAG ATTGCCTCATGGTTGAAAAAGATTTTTGGTGATCAGCCCATTCCAAAATATGAGGTGAATCCACGGACCACAGATATCTTATATCACCTTTCAGAATGTAACAGAGCCCGAGACAGGGATGTCTCCTTGGTAATAGAAGACTTGAAACAGAAGGCAAGAGAATATAAATCAGAAG cCAAATATCTCCAAGATTTTCTCATGGAAAGTGTCAATCTGTCTTTCACCAGTCTCTCCAGTATTGGAAACAGCTATCTTAATGCTTTAGTTGACAGTGCACTAGTGCTTGAAACAAAGGATACCTCCCTAGCTAG TTTTATCCCTGCAGTGAATAGTTTGGCTGCTGATCTTTTTCGCACCAAAGCCAGAAACGAAGACATGGAGATGGAATTGAGCAAACTGGGAAAAAATCTAACTGCAACTCTAATACTAGAAAAATGTCTAAGAGA GGACCTCAAGAAAGCAGAATTACATCTTTCTACGGAAAAAGCCAAAGTTGACAGTCGAATTTCGAATATAGATTTTCTAAAGGCCAAATCTGatgacctcaggttaagaatcaaAGCTGCAGAG gaGCAACTTTCAGCTCGAGGTATGGATGCTTCTCTGTCTCATCAGTCATTGATGGCACTTTCAGAG AAACTGGCTGAACTAAAACAACAGACAGCACCTTTGAAGAAGAAATTGGAATCTTATTTAGACTTAATGCCG AATCCGTCTCTTGCTCAAGTGAAAATAGAAGAAGCAAAGCGAGAACTG aattttGTGGATGCTGAGCTTACAAAGAAGGTAGACATGATGGAATTGTTACCAGATCAAAGTAAGCGTTGA